The proteins below are encoded in one region of Pelagibacterium flavum:
- a CDS encoding IS5 family transposase, with protein MAWTETARHEYARRGRRYSSDLTDQEWAIIAPLMPPARSIGRPRTTNLRSVMDAVLYMASSGCQWSLLPGEFPPPSTVQRYFYDWRDSGLLAIINHHLVMIARECEGREASPSAGVIDSQSVKTTESGGVRGYDAGKKIKGRKRHIVTDTLGLMVGLVVHSADVQDRDGAATVLQSIRSSFPWLRHVFADGGYAGPKLRGSLAKIGRWDLQIVKRSDTAKGFELLPRRWVVERTFAWLGRCRRLAKDWERSVASAQAWIFIAHIRILTRRIARHCNCS; from the coding sequence ATGGCCTGGACCGAAACTGCCCGACACGAGTATGCGCGACGTGGGCGTCGTTATTCAAGCGATCTGACCGACCAGGAATGGGCGATCATCGCGCCCCTCATGCCGCCTGCGCGATCTATCGGTCGACCGAGGACCACGAATTTGCGGTCCGTGATGGATGCTGTGCTCTACATGGCCTCGAGCGGTTGCCAATGGAGCCTGCTGCCAGGAGAGTTTCCGCCACCATCGACGGTGCAGCGCTATTTCTATGACTGGCGTGACAGCGGTTTGCTCGCCATCATCAACCATCACCTGGTGATGATAGCCCGCGAGTGCGAAGGGCGTGAGGCTTCACCCTCGGCGGGCGTGATCGACAGCCAAAGTGTCAAGACCACCGAAAGCGGCGGGGTCCGGGGCTATGATGCAGGAAAGAAGATCAAGGGTCGCAAGCGCCATATCGTCACCGACACGCTGGGCTTAATGGTAGGGCTGGTCGTCCACAGTGCCGATGTCCAGGATCGGGACGGTGCTGCCACCGTGCTCCAATCGATCCGTTCGAGCTTTCCCTGGCTGCGTCATGTCTTCGCCGATGGTGGCTATGCTGGCCCCAAATTACGCGGTTCATTGGCCAAGATAGGCCGCTGGGATCTGCAAATCGTCAAACGCTCCGACACTGCCAAGGGGTTCGAGCTCTTACCGCGCCGCTGGGTCGTCGAGCGCACCTTTGCCTGGTTGGGACGCTGTCGGCGCTTGGCCAAAGACTGGGAAAGATCGGTCGCCAGCGCCCAGGCGTGGATCTTCATCGCACACATCCGAATCCTAACACGGCGGATCGCAAGGCACTGCAATTGCTCATAG
- a CDS encoding IS110 family RNA-guided transposase: MTIMVIGVDIAKNVFQLHGVDEAGEVVLSKQLRRIDFLAEMSRVPPCLVGMEAGSGAHHWARCLRERGHEVRLMPPQYVRPYLKGNKRDATDAAACCEAVQRPHMRFIPIKSEAQQATLMIHRVRDHFIRRRTGAINALRGHLAEFGLVSASQRAGLNRLLQSVEEAEHIMPNEVLELLGMITAEIRGYDKAIAELDKKLKQLCKTENVSRRLKEMPGVGPVIATAMPAFLTANGLFESGSAFAAWLGITPRQHSSGGKERTFGITKQGNTYLRRQLINGARAVVRTARRRQGGIWDWINTLLDRRHFNVVTVAVANKMARIMWAMITKGTTFKAT; this comes from the coding sequence ATGACGATCATGGTCATTGGCGTTGATATAGCCAAGAACGTATTCCAACTGCACGGCGTTGATGAGGCAGGCGAAGTGGTGCTTTCAAAGCAATTGAGGCGGATTGACTTCCTGGCAGAGATGTCGCGAGTGCCGCCCTGCCTGGTTGGAATGGAGGCAGGGTCGGGGGCCCACCATTGGGCGCGTTGCCTTCGGGAGCGGGGACATGAAGTGCGCTTGATGCCCCCACAGTATGTGCGGCCCTACCTCAAGGGCAACAAACGCGACGCGACCGATGCTGCGGCCTGCTGTGAGGCGGTGCAACGGCCGCATATGCGGTTCATTCCGATCAAGAGCGAGGCCCAACAGGCGACGCTGATGATACACCGAGTTCGCGACCATTTTATCCGGCGCCGAACCGGAGCAATCAATGCATTGCGAGGGCACTTGGCAGAGTTCGGCCTCGTTTCGGCGAGCCAGCGCGCGGGTTTGAACCGGCTGCTTCAGTCGGTTGAAGAGGCGGAACACATCATGCCCAATGAAGTTCTCGAACTTCTTGGGATGATCACGGCAGAAATCCGTGGTTACGACAAAGCCATCGCCGAACTGGATAAGAAGCTCAAGCAGCTGTGCAAGACCGAGAATGTGTCCCGGCGATTGAAGGAAATGCCTGGTGTGGGACCGGTGATAGCGACCGCGATGCCGGCGTTTCTGACGGCCAACGGCTTGTTCGAGAGCGGTAGCGCTTTTGCCGCGTGGTTGGGGATCACGCCCAGGCAACACTCAAGTGGCGGAAAGGAGCGCACCTTCGGCATCACGAAACAGGGCAACACCTATCTTCGACGCCAGCTGATCAATGGAGCTCGAGCCGTTGTCCGCACCGCACGGCGCCGACAAGGCGGAATCTGGGACTGGATCAACACGCTTCTTGACCGACGGCACTTCAATGTCGTGACCGTGGCTGTGGCGAACAAAATGGCGCGGATCATGTGGGCCATGATCACCAAAGGGACGACTTTCAAAGCAACGTGA
- the tnpA gene encoding IS66-like element accessory protein TnpA: protein MERLEIVDTGRRRRFSDAEKIRIVEESLSAPRMGSATARRHGIAVPLLFAWRKAYRNGQLGHEAASFYPVHLDGIGGHASDGSLLPEPPTDGSASPVEIVLRNGRRIIVRSDIAPIALGRLLDVVDR, encoded by the coding sequence GTGGAGCGGCTCGAGATTGTGGACACAGGCCGGCGCCGGCGGTTCAGTGATGCGGAGAAGATCCGGATCGTTGAAGAAAGCTTGTCGGCCCCGCGAATGGGTTCGGCGACCGCACGACGGCATGGAATTGCGGTGCCATTGCTTTTTGCCTGGCGCAAGGCGTATCGCAACGGCCAGCTGGGCCACGAGGCGGCTTCGTTTTATCCGGTGCACTTGGATGGGATTGGGGGTCATGCAAGCGATGGCAGCCTTCTACCAGAGCCGCCCACGGATGGATCAGCCAGTCCTGTCGAGATCGTGCTGCGCAATGGTCGCCGCATAATCGTACGCTCCGATATCGCCCCGATTGCGCTGGGACGCCTGCTCGATGTGGTGGACCGATGA
- a CDS encoding recombinase family protein, whose product MNGIDLIPTQLLKRKAVVYVRQSSQSQVMTNLESQRRQYDLVDIAREHGFMDVEVIDDDLGRSASGTVARPGFDRLVAWLCAGNVGAVLCQDASRLARNGRDWHHLLELCGLVEARVIDHDGVYNPCQPNDRLLLGMKGSISEFELGVLRTRMHDAVRSKARRGELRLSVPFGYIWHREAGLGLDPDLRLQEVIRLIFTRFGELGSARQVLLSMTADQIHFPRPSDEGRMTSFTWLPIRYRNVISVLKNPFYAGVYVYGKSEKRTSIVDGRARRSYGHSKPVGTWEVFIKDHHEGYISWDEYERNQQQLALNNYGRAGGVKSGRGGRALLSGMMTCARCGRRLSVTYTGNPQSRPVYRCDKPNLMMGLPRCMTFGGPRVDAAVARELLRAVEPLAIEAAFEAERMHRERQDNQRQIRDLELQQARYEANLAERRYAACDPDNRLIAAQLEKNWEVALRRVRDLEVRQPPGSPSTIEVDPSAFANLAENLSAAWDAPDVTMRARQQLLRTLIADIIVDVDDAVRDVVLTIHWRGGQHSELRVHKPQAGEHGCATAEDALAVMRSMAGRWSDEHIAASLNRMGLPTGHGKTWTAHRVSSVRRVRGIHAYRSAEKNGEWLTMTEAAKALGVTRHAIRRLIKTGTLPAVQVVRGAPYQIRAEDLASETIKTAIARKGRPCRTVDANTLPMFTDT is encoded by the coding sequence ATGAACGGAATTGATCTGATCCCCACCCAACTCCTGAAGCGCAAGGCAGTTGTCTATGTGCGTCAATCATCGCAGTCCCAGGTCATGACCAATCTGGAGAGCCAGCGGCGGCAGTACGACCTCGTCGACATTGCCCGCGAGCACGGGTTCATGGATGTGGAGGTGATCGACGACGATCTCGGGCGATCCGCGAGCGGAACAGTGGCGCGCCCCGGCTTTGATCGGCTGGTCGCATGGCTGTGTGCGGGCAATGTGGGCGCTGTTTTGTGTCAGGATGCATCACGGCTCGCGCGAAATGGCCGTGACTGGCACCATCTTCTGGAGCTCTGCGGCCTCGTCGAGGCCCGTGTCATCGATCACGACGGCGTTTATAATCCTTGCCAACCCAATGATCGCCTGCTCCTGGGCATGAAAGGCAGCATCAGCGAATTCGAGCTCGGCGTGCTCAGAACGCGAATGCACGATGCTGTCAGGTCGAAGGCGCGCCGTGGCGAACTGCGCTTGTCAGTCCCGTTCGGCTACATCTGGCACCGTGAAGCGGGTCTCGGGCTCGACCCTGATCTGCGCTTGCAGGAGGTGATCCGGCTCATCTTTACCCGCTTCGGCGAACTTGGCAGCGCGCGCCAAGTGTTGTTATCGATGACGGCCGATCAAATCCACTTTCCTCGACCTTCGGATGAAGGGCGCATGACCAGCTTCACCTGGCTGCCGATCCGCTATCGCAACGTGATCTCCGTGCTCAAAAACCCGTTTTACGCTGGAGTTTATGTTTACGGGAAAAGCGAGAAACGAACCTCCATCGTCGATGGGCGCGCGCGGCGGAGCTATGGCCACAGCAAACCGGTCGGGACGTGGGAGGTATTCATCAAAGACCACCACGAAGGCTATATCAGCTGGGACGAGTACGAGCGAAACCAGCAGCAATTGGCCCTCAACAACTACGGTCGCGCCGGTGGTGTGAAATCGGGCCGAGGCGGCCGGGCGTTACTTTCGGGCATGATGACGTGTGCCCGGTGCGGGCGGCGACTGTCGGTCACCTATACCGGCAATCCGCAGAGCCGACCCGTCTATCGCTGCGACAAGCCGAACCTGATGATGGGCTTGCCCCGATGCATGACCTTTGGAGGCCCTCGGGTGGACGCGGCTGTTGCGCGTGAGCTGCTGCGCGCGGTAGAACCCTTGGCGATCGAGGCCGCGTTCGAGGCTGAGCGGATGCACCGGGAACGACAAGATAATCAGCGCCAGATCCGCGATCTGGAACTTCAGCAGGCCCGTTACGAGGCCAATCTCGCCGAGCGCCGCTATGCCGCCTGTGATCCAGACAATCGACTGATTGCCGCCCAGCTGGAGAAAAACTGGGAAGTAGCGCTACGCCGGGTGCGGGATCTGGAAGTACGCCAACCGCCCGGAAGCCCATCAACCATCGAGGTTGATCCAAGCGCTTTTGCCAACTTGGCCGAAAACCTCTCCGCGGCATGGGATGCGCCTGATGTGACGATGCGTGCCCGTCAGCAGTTGCTCCGGACCTTGATCGCCGACATCATCGTCGATGTTGACGATGCGGTGCGGGACGTCGTCCTCACGATCCACTGGCGGGGCGGCCAACACTCAGAACTGCGTGTTCACAAACCCCAAGCGGGGGAACACGGTTGCGCGACAGCTGAAGATGCGTTGGCAGTAATGAGAAGCATGGCAGGTCGTTGGTCTGACGAGCATATCGCCGCGTCGCTCAATCGGATGGGTTTGCCCACCGGCCACGGAAAAACTTGGACGGCGCACCGCGTCTCGTCGGTTCGGCGGGTTCGCGGCATCCATGCCTACCGTTCGGCTGAGAAAAATGGCGAATGGCTCACCATGACCGAGGCAGCCAAGGCTTTAGGCGTTACACGCCACGCGATCAGGCGCCTTATCAAGACCGGCACCCTCCCAGCTGTTCAGGTAGTGCGCGGTGCGCCGTACCAAATCCGTGCCGAAGACCTGGCGTCGGAGACGATCAAAACCGCGATAGCCCGGAAAGGTCGCCCGTGTCGCACCGTCGACGCGAACACGCTTCCAATGTTTACAGACACTTAG
- a CDS encoding glycosyltransferase family 4 protein, whose translation MAAKRLLILSRYSRLGASSRLRTLQYIPYLQAAGLQVDVASFFDDAYLKALYSGRRSWAGSAKYFLGRISQLISASKADVLWIEKEALPWIPWAIESLLWPRDVPVVTDYDDAVFHYYDSHRNPAVRDLLGDKIDNVMNRSAVVLAGNEYLASRARAAGAKRVEIVPTVVNTDVYRCQPATSSDGRTRIGWVGTPVTWAKYGEPLVPLLQDVMSQSHSVFRAIGAAQPEVPLANFEFLEWSEAREIQLIQGIDIGIMPLEDTPFARGKCGYKLIQYMACGLPVVASPVGVNSRIVIKNENGFLASTEREWRDSINALLSDHNLRKRMGDAGRRRVEAHYSIDVYGPRVANIIAEL comes from the coding sequence ATGGCCGCTAAACGCCTCCTCATTCTATCGCGCTACAGCCGTCTGGGAGCTTCAAGTCGTCTGCGCACGCTGCAATATATTCCCTATCTTCAAGCAGCAGGCCTTCAGGTGGATGTTGCAAGTTTTTTCGATGATGCATATCTCAAAGCACTCTATTCGGGTCGACGAAGTTGGGCTGGTAGCGCGAAGTATTTCTTAGGGCGCATTTCTCAGTTAATATCCGCCTCAAAGGCCGATGTACTCTGGATCGAAAAAGAGGCTTTGCCCTGGATCCCGTGGGCAATTGAGAGCTTACTATGGCCGCGGGATGTTCCGGTCGTCACTGACTACGATGACGCAGTATTTCACTACTATGATAGCCACAGAAATCCGGCAGTTCGCGACCTTCTGGGAGACAAAATAGATAATGTCATGAACCGGTCTGCCGTCGTACTCGCTGGTAACGAGTACTTGGCGAGTCGCGCGCGCGCCGCAGGAGCGAAGCGCGTAGAAATTGTGCCGACAGTAGTCAACACCGACGTCTATCGATGCCAACCTGCTACATCGTCAGACGGCAGAACGCGGATAGGGTGGGTCGGCACCCCTGTGACTTGGGCTAAATATGGCGAACCACTAGTTCCTCTTCTACAGGATGTGATGTCGCAAAGCCATTCAGTCTTCCGAGCAATAGGCGCTGCTCAACCAGAAGTACCGCTCGCAAACTTTGAATTTCTGGAATGGTCTGAGGCTCGCGAGATCCAACTCATACAGGGCATCGACATAGGTATCATGCCGCTCGAAGACACTCCTTTTGCTCGCGGAAAATGTGGCTATAAACTGATCCAGTATATGGCATGCGGTTTGCCGGTAGTTGCTTCGCCAGTCGGTGTAAATAGCCGTATTGTTATCAAAAACGAGAACGGATTTCTGGCCTCAACCGAACGCGAATGGCGCGATTCCATTAACGCACTATTGTCAGATCATAACCTTCGTAAGCGTATGGGCGACGCTGGACGCCGGCGTGTTGAGGCTCATTACTCAATCGATGTATATGGTCCGCGTGTTGCAAATATAATTGCAGAATTATAA
- the tnpB gene encoding IS66 family insertion sequence element accessory protein TnpB (TnpB, as the term is used for proteins encoded by IS66 family insertion elements, is considered an accessory protein, since TnpC, encoded by a neighboring gene, is a DDE family transposase.), whose product MRKGFNSLALVVQEVLKRDPHCGHLFVFRGRKGNLVRIIWHDGQGACVFTKRLERGRFLWPSPADGVVTISSAQLGYLLEGIDWRMPQKTWRPLSAG is encoded by the coding sequence ATGCGAAAGGGGTTCAACTCTTTGGCCCTGGTGGTCCAGGAGGTGCTCAAGCGCGATCCCCACTGCGGACATCTGTTCGTGTTCCGGGGTCGCAAGGGCAATCTGGTTCGCATCATCTGGCATGATGGCCAGGGAGCATGTGTTTTTACAAAGCGGCTCGAGCGCGGGCGTTTCCTCTGGCCCTCACCGGCCGATGGTGTTGTGACGATCTCGTCCGCCCAGCTCGGATATCTGCTTGAGGGGATCGACTGGCGGATGCCGCAAAAGACCTGGCGGCCACTCTCGGCGGGATGA